A genomic window from Osmerus eperlanus chromosome 5, fOsmEpe2.1, whole genome shotgun sequence includes:
- the LOC134020748 gene encoding leucine-rich repeat and transmembrane domain-containing protein 2-like, with product MWPPACPRNAHLGRVGCAALPSILLVLLGVAGAARSCPSLCTCSGNITDCSGLGLLYLTALQPLLPSDTLVLRLPHNNLSSLGARDLGDLPLLEALDLSNNQLSSLQPRAFSGLGSLQWLNLSGNFLGPLRLPVERRNLTEPQEGGAPRGLSAELFQGLLQLKGLDLSYNGLVALPGSLLEGLQGLVWLSLARNRLRALDRASFEPLESLQQLQLEGNPWDCDCKLRDFKHWMEWMLYRDGQVDEVRCSLPRELKGRDIRSVPVEMFNYCLQQEPPAKGPVYRPLDPRGSRPPCIGRANVANQAGGGEDCARQRHRTASVRRAASTQIVAGVVCGVVCVMMVVAATYGCIYALLMAKYQRELKNRGQPLMAEAVADNDPEDATASSPDSLEEPGPKEASGIVHGYRISSF from the exons ATGTGGCCTCCTGCCTGTCCTCGGAACGCCCACCTGGGCAGAGTGG gctgTGCGGCCCTGCCCAGCATATTGCTCGTCTTGCTGGGGGTAGCAGGCGCAGCAAGAAgctgcccctccctctgcaCCTGCTCCGGAAACATCACCGACTGCTCTGGGCTGGGCCTGCTCTACCTCACCGCccttcagcctctcctcccctccgacACCCTCGTCCTCCGACTACCTCACAACAACCTCTCCTCCCTGGGCGCTCGGGACCTGGGAGACCTCCCCCTCCTGGAGGCCCTGGATCTGTCCAACAACCAGCTCAGCAGCCTCCAGCCCAGAGCCTTCTCAGGGCTGGGCTCCCTGCAGTGGCTCAACCTGTCGGGGAACTTCCTGGGTCCGCTCCGTCTGCCGGTGGAGCGCAGGAACCTCACGGAGCCCCAGGAGGGCGGGGCCCCGCGGGGGCTGAGCGCGGAGCTGTTCCAGGGCCTGCTGCAGCTGAAAGGCCTGGACCTGTCCTACAACGGCCTGGTGGCCCTGCCTGGGAGCCTGCTGGAGGGGCTCCAGGGCCTGGTCTGGCTGTCTCTGGCCAGGAACAGGCTGCGGGCCCTGGATAGGGCCTCCTTCGAGCCCCTGGAGAGCCTGCAGCAGCTCCAGCTGGAGGGGAACCCCTGGGACTGTGACTGCAAGCTGAGGGACTTCAAGCACTGGATGGAGTGGATGCTGTACAGGG ACGGCCAGGTGGACGAGGTCCGGTGCAGCCTCCCCAGAGAGCTGAAGGGCCGGGACATTCGCAGCGTTCCCGTGGAGATGTTCAACTACTGCCTCCAGCAGGAGCCCCCGGCCAAGGGCCCCGTCTACCGGCCCCTGGACCCCCGGGGCAGCCGGCCCCCCTGCATCGGCCGGGCCAACGTCGCCAACCAAGCGGGAGGCGGAGAGGACTGCGCCCGCCAGCGTCACCGGACGGCCAGCGTGCGGCGGGCGGCGAGCACGCAGATCGTggcgggggtggtgtgtggggtggtgtgtgtgatgatggtgGTAGCAGCCACCTACGGCTGTATCTACGCCTTGCTCATGGCCAAGTACCAACGAGAGCTGAAGAACCGCGGGCAGCCTCTGATGGCGGAGGCCGTGGCCGACAACGACCCTGAGGACGCCACGGCCTCCTCCCCGGACTCCCTGGAGGAGCCGGGGCCCAAAGAGGCCAGCGGGATCGTCCACGGATACCGAATCAGCAGCTTTTAA
- the LOC134020749 gene encoding AFG3-like protein 1, producing MAQMMGLLSAAAMPLRIASRVWGRYSMVTARNLSVPSSYVSAVRNITLTPNKSSRDLYSCQSILYTSEPPKQEGKGKESGSGGGGGGGGGGGGRGRRGGKDWWSRMQKGDVPWDEKDFRYLAVAAAGLSSTLLYYYFRDKGKEITWKDFVHHYLGRGMVDRLEVVNKQYVRVILVPGADASDGSYVWFNIGSVDALERNLEAAHQELGLEPSHRAAVVYSTESDGSFLMSMIPTLLLIGFLLFTLRRGPMAGGGGGGRGGPFSMSESTAKMMKDNIDVKFKDVAGCEEAKLEILEFVNFLKNPQQYQDLGAKIPKGAVLSGPPGTGKTLLAKATAGEANVPFITVNGSEFLEMFVGVGPARVRDMFAMARKNAPCILFIDEIDAVGRKRGGGNFGGQSEQENTLNQLLVEMDGFNTATNVVVLAGTNRPDILDPALLRPGRFDRQIYIGPPDIKGRASIFKVHLRPIKLDLSIDRDGLARKMAAATPGFTGADIANVCNEAALIAARYLNPSVTGKHFEQAIDRVIGGLEKKTQVLQPTEKKTVAYHEAGHAIVGWFLQHADPLLKVSIIPRGKGLGYAQYLPREQYLYTKEQLFDRMCMMLGGRVAEQVFFEKITTGAQDDLKKVTQSAYAQIVQFGMSDKVGQVSFDLPRQGEMVMEKPYSEATAELIDQEVRDLVDRAYQRTLELILDKKDMVDMVGKRLLDKEVLDKADMLELLGPRPFEEKSTYEDFVEGTGSFEEDTSLPEGLKNWNQEQGDSAEDTAPEKEKQAV from the exons ATGGCTCAAATGATGGGGCTTCTCTCGGCAGCTGCTATGCCCCTGCGGATCGCATCGAGAGTTTGGGGACGTTATTCAATGGTGACAGCAAGGAATCTGTCTGTGCCCAGTTCATACGTTTCTGCTGTCCGG AATATCACACTAACCCCAAATAAGTCATCTCGTGATCTATATTCATGCCAGAGCATACTGTATACCAGCGAGCCACCAAAACAAG AAGGCAAGGGGAAGGAATCGGGGagcggaggtggaggtggaggtggaggtggaggcggaggtcgtggaaggagaggagggaaggactgGTGGAGCCGCATGCAGAAG GGTGACGTCCCCTGGGATGAGAAAGACTTCCGTTACCTGGCTGTGGCAGCGGCTGGCCTGTCCTCAACTCTTCTGTACTACTACTTCAGAGACAAGGGCAAAGAAATCACCTGGAAGGACTTTGTGCATCACTACTTGGGTAGAGGCATG GTTGACCGCCTGGAGGTTGTCAACAAACAGTACGTCCGAGTCATTCTGGTACCGGGAGCTGATGCTTCAGATGGG AGCTACGTGTGGTTCAACATCGGCAGTGTGGACGCGTTGGAGAGGAACCTGGAGGCAGCTCACCAGGAGCTGGGCCTGGAACCCTCACACAGGGCAGCGGTGGTGTACAGCACTGAGAGCGAcgg GTCATTTTTGATGAGCATGATCCCGACCTTGTTGCTGATTGGCTTTCTGCTGTTCACCCTGCGCCGCGGACCAATggcaggaggtggtgggggtggaaggGGCGGGCCGTTCAGCATGAGCGAATCAACAGCTAAGATGATGAAGGACAACATCGACGTGAAGTTCAAGGACGTGGCCGGGTGTgaggaggccaagctggagatcCTCGAGTTCGTCAACTTCCTGAAGAACCCTCAGCAGTACCAGGACCTGGGAGCCAAGATACCCAAG GGTGCTGTGCTGTCGGGGCCTCCAGGCACGGGGAAGACCCTCCTGGCCAAGGCCACCGCGGGAGAGGCCAACGTGCCCTTCATCACAGTCAACGGCTCCGAGTTCCTGGAGATGTTTGTGGGAGTCGGGCCAGCCAGG gTGAGGGACATGTTTGCCATGGCGAGGAAGAACGCTCCCTGCATCCTGTTCATCGATGAGATCGACGCGGTGGGCCGTAAGAGGGGCGGCGGGAACTTCGGAGGGCAGAGCGAGCAGGAGAACACCCTGAACCAGCTGCTGGTGGAGATGGATG GGTTCAACACTGCCACTAATGTGGTGGTGCTGGCTGGTACCAACAGACCAGACATCTTAGACCCTGCACTGCTGAGACCTGGAAGGTTTGACAGACAGATTTACATCG GCCCACCTGACATCAAGGGCAGGGCGTCTatttttaaagtacatttacggCCAATCAAGCTGGACCTCAGTATAGACAGAGATGGACTGGCCCGGAAAATGGCTGCTGCCACACCAGGCTTCACAG GAGCTGACATAGCTAACGTGTGTAACGAGGCTGCGCTCATCGCTGCCAGGTACCTGAACCCCTCAGTGACTGGGAAACACTTTGAACAGGCTATTGACAGAGTGATAGGAG GTCTTGAGAAGAAAACCCAGGTGTTGCAGCCCACAGAGAAGAAGACGGTGGCGTATCATGAAGCGGGCCATGCCATCGTGGGCTGGTTCCTGCAGCACGCTGACCCCCTCCTGAAG GTGTCCATCATCCCCAGGGGGAAGGGACTTGGTTACGCACAGTACCTGCCCAGGGAGCAGTACCTGTACACCAAGGAGCAGCTCTTTGACAGGATGTGCATGATGCTGGGGGGCCGAGTGGCCGAGCAGGTGTTCTTCGAGAAGATCACCACCGGAGCTCAGGACGACCTGAAGAAGGTCACGCAGTCTGCATACGCTCAG ATAGTGCAGTTTGGGATGAGTGACAAGGTGGGGCAGGTGTCGTTCGACCTGCCTCGCCAGGGAGAGATGGTGatggagaagccctacagcgaGGCCACGGCAGAGCTCATCGACCAGGAGGTGAGAGACCTGGTGGACCGGGCCTACCAGAGGACCCTGGAGCTCATCCTGGACAAGAAGGACATGGTGGACATG GTGGGGAAGCGTCTGCTCGATAAGGAGGTGCTGGACAAAGCCGACatgctggagctgctggggcCACGCCCCTTCGAGGAGAAGTCCACCTACGAGGACTTtgtggaggggacaggaagcttCGAGGAGGACACCAGTCTGCCAGAGGGCCTGAAGAACTGGAACCAGGAGCAAGGGGACAGCGCTGAGGACACGGCCccagagaaggagaagcaggcggtgtag
- the LOC134021744 gene encoding 5-hydroxyisourate hydrolase-like has product MSGQDSSPLTTHVLNTGDGLPAVRMPLSLHRLDSNLFIWNLITVGTTDDDGRCPGLITSDALTPGMYKMRFETGQYWQALDQTSFYPYVEIIFTISNPNQIFHLPLLLSRFSYSTYMGS; this is encoded by the exons ATGTCTGGACAGGACAGTAGCCCTCTGACCACTCACGTGTTGAACACAGGGGACGGTTTACCTGCCGTCAGAATGCCCCTCAGTCTGCATCGACTGGACTCAAACCTGTTCATTTGGAACCTCATCACAGTAGG AACAACGGATGATGATGGTCGCTGTCCTGGACTCATCACCAGCGATGCTCTCACTCCTGGCATGTACAAGATGCGCTTTGAGACCGGCCAGTACTGGCAGGCGCTAGACCAAACCTCCTTCTACCCCTATGTTGAG ATCATTTTCACCATAAGCAATCCCAACCAAATATTTCACCTACCTCTGCTTCTGAGTCGGTTCTCCTACAGTACCTACATGGGTAGTTGA